From the Argentina anserina chromosome 3, drPotAnse1.1, whole genome shotgun sequence genome, the window TACCTTACCTTACCACTTATATCATATAATGCGGCATTCTGGCAAACGATTTATTCTACTTTTATAAGATTtgatattttgaaaaaaaaaacttacactTACAAATTATATAGACACTGTTAAATACACACatgtaataaaaaaacataaactatGTTTAATATGTGCCGATCTCGCCTCTTATGTGAACAAGGTGGAAATAAAAATCTTCCTTGGATTGCATGCTCAAATGTCATTTTCAAAAACTGATCCATGATCACATAAGCTCAACATTACAAGAATTTCCATAGAAGAACAGATTTGTCTCTTCCTAAAGGGGAACGATCAAATAAGTTGCATAGGATCCAGTACCGAGTTTCCAAAACAAGAAGCAATCATAGCCAAAGTCCCATGGACTCCACCCACCGGACCCCCACACTCGCCCTCCCACTCGGTATTTGAAAAACACTTTCTCAGATTTTCAACTTCGGCGTCCAGAAAAAAGCACCTTTCAAGTTTTAACGGCCAGATTACCAGGAAACCGTGATGGCCTTCATTTGGTTTTACTGTGATTATTCAAAACGTTGCGTGCGGGAAATGTTACCTTTCCCCAATGGACTCTGAAGTCTCTCTTACTACAAGACCAAACAAAGAAAGCTCCAAAAAAGCCAAGCACTGTTGAAGAGGACAACGCAGACcccatttattattttcaattcGAAAAATGTGCTTAGGTGTTTGGAGGAAGTGGAACAGAGACACTTGTAGTTGTGAGATTCATTGTTTTATAATCGCTATGTGAGTTTTTTTGGGTTCGTGGGATTTGATGACATTCATTATCtcatatatttttcttctgAGACTTTGACTCTTTGGGAAGTTGGAGACTTTTGTCATGCCCGAATCAATCTAAGACACGCACAATCCGGCCCAGCTTTCACGGACTCTTCTCCGCCTCGAGGCGCTTTGTTTCTTTGGAGgaagaaagaacaaaatttGATGCAACTATTGGAGGCTGTGGTGGATTAGAGTCTGGTTTCTCAAGCATTTCTGACCCAAAATCTCATCTGGGCAGTTCAGTTTCTTCTCATTTCGGACATTTGTTGTTGGGTTGAGGTGTTTTCGTTCAATTTCTCATCTGGGTGTATGAGTTTTTGGTAAGATCTTCTATCTGTTCTTATgtctttgtgttttttttgtttatgtttcaTGGTTTGATTGAGAGTGTGGTTCGGGTTGGATGTGTAGTTGAATTGAGATTTAAAAGCTTAAAGCTTTTGGGTTCTGTCATTGATCTTTCTTATATGAGTGTGTAGTTTACACTGTTCAGCTTCAGTTTCTTGCAATTTGCTTTAAGATGTGAAACTCAGAGACAAATTCCACTTATTGATGTATTTCAAGTTTGATACAGCTAATAGTGTTTTTGATTATTTAGAAGTTCTTTAACTTTGAAACGCCTACTTCATGTGGATAACTTTGTCAAGTTAGATGCTTTTGTAGGCTTCACAGctgaaaaaataaatgcaaCCACTTTTTTACTTTCTCTATGAACTTTGTTATTTGCCGATAAGCATGAGCGAATGTTCTTCAACTTTTCTTCACAAGCAGATTAGGTATTTTTGTCTTATTTTTCAGACTTATTGTTACAGAAGAAGCAAAGATAATCACTGATTATGGGATATGCTTGTTTCCTGGGGCTGAATCAAGATGGGATTTTAGGATCAAAGATTCCTCTTTTACACCCAAATCCCAAATTCAAGATCACACCTCACATATATGCACGATGAGATAAATACTTCTACTTGTTAGAGTGGTCTTCGATGCCTTTTGGTGGCTTACTTGAAGCTGTGGATTGGCATCTTTATATATGCCTTTTGGTGGCGGGCATGAATTTTATCTTTGTAGGCCTGTAGCTAGTGCATTCATGTGTTGACAGATAATCAGATACCTTGCttttcataaaataaaaaatgcacATTAGTTTTGTTAAAGGAGGAGTTGCTCATAGCACTAAGTCTCTGATGGTGTGTGACAGGGACATTGGCATTTGAGGAAAGCAAAACAAGTGGAGATACGATTATGATATTGATCCCAATCTGGAGAGCCGAACACTGATAATTCAGGAAGAAACAATGTTTCCTGGAGGTCACTTCTGCGAGGATGTGGCTGAGAGTCATATTACATTGGCCGATTCGGATGCAGCGACTTCATTTGCTGATCTAAGGACTTCTCCCTTTAGAAAAGCTCTTCCTGGTTTAAATGGAAATGCAGGAATGCCATCAAACAAGAATGTGCATGACCTACTTGAGTGCCCCGTCTGCATGAATCTAATGTGTCCTCCAATTCACCAGGTACTTTTGATCAATAAGCTACATTGTGGTGGAAGCCTGGAAGGTCTTTCATTTATGAACATTAATCTATAATTGACAGGTAATAGGTTTTGAACTATCTGGTAGCTTAACACACACATGACCTAATACGTGGATACACCTTTAGTTTCATTTAATCTACTTCCAGGAAAAGTTGCTCATTTTCTAATTTAATCTCTTATCAAAATTGATGCTCTGCCTGGTTTTATTGCTAGCTAAAGAGTAATAGGTTATGAATTTAAGGACATAACTTTTGAATTCTGTTCGTTATAAATTCCTTGTATGatatatctttgtgttacttTCCATTGTAACTGGGAGAGCCTCTAATCCAATTTCCCATTACATGCTTTGACATTATTTGATCATCAGATTGCAGTACATGCACATTGGAAGTGTGAATGTAGATAATTTGACCCTAGAGAGATCTAATTGAAGCTTATATTGTAGTGTCCAAATGGCCATACTTTATGCTCGAGCTGTAAGACTAGAGTTCAGAACTGTTGCCCCACTTGTCGCAATGAGCTTGGAAATATAAGATGCTTGGCACTGGAGAAAGTAGCAGAGTCCCTGGATCTCCCTTGTAGATATCAAATTTATGGTTGCCCTGATATATTCCCCTACTACAGCAAGCTAAAGCATGAGAAAGTCTGTAAATATCGTCCTTACAACTGCCCTTATGCTGGAGCTGAATGTTCTGTTACTGGAGATATCCAATTCCTTATGATGCATCTTAAAAATGATCACAAGGTTGACATGCATGATGGATCTACTTTCAACCATAGATATGTTAAGTCCAATCCCCAAGAGGTTGAAAATGCTACATGGATGTTAACCgtaagtctctctctctctctctctctctctctctctgagcaAAGGCTGTTCCTTGATTGAGAAATCTTCATTATCTGAAGTGATTGAAatctttatttatatatgtaccttTTCTTGATCCATTAAAGGACATATTTATGCTGATCGATGTTCGTATTGGAGTCGATATGATTTCATTAATTGATGATAAGACGTTGAGAAGAGATGCAAATTAATACAGTCTTGTAAATCTGTTTTTGGATCTCTTGTCTGTAGCTTCTTCCCAATTGCTCCCCGCAGAAAATGTTCTTGCAGCTATCAGAATGCTGACATGAATAAATTCAACTGCTATATTGGTCTTTTTTAAGTTTTCCACACATGAATAAATTCTGTGAATTGCAAAATAAAATCGTCATTTTTTAGTTGGTTCAGTTCTACCTGCATCAATCTATTTTTGACCCTTGTGATTTTTACTTGTAGTGCAGATCTTTAACTGCTTTGGCCGTCAGTTCTGTTTGCATTTCGAAGCATTCCACATTGGAACAGCTCCTGTATACATGGCTTTCCTTAGATTCATGGGTGACGATGATGAGGCCAAGCAATTCACTTACAGTCTCGAAGTTGGTGGCGGCGGCAGGAAGCTAACATGGCAAGGAATTCCAAGGAGTATTCGTGATAGCCATCGAAAAGTTCGTGACAGTCAAGATGGACTAATCATCCAGAGGAACTTAGCACTCTTCTTCTCAGGTGGTAGCAGGCAGGAGCTGAAGCTGAAAGTGGCCGGTCGTATATGGAAAGAACACTGAGATGTATAATTAAAAGACTTGTTCAATATTGTAACCTTTTGGctgtgaaaaataaaaaatatcagAAGGAAATTCAGGCATCTGTGTAAAAGGATCTATCTATTGCTTGATAAAATTGAATGAGAAATGCTCCAGAACATGCAATGCAAGTATGTCAACTCTTCTCCAGGTTGAAAAACCCGATTCATGTGGCCTGATTTGGTCACTTGAAACGGCAATTCATCTGCTATAACTATTGCTCAACCGTTGGAAAATGAAAATACTAAGCCCAGAGTTTTGTAAATCTACTCAATAATTTATAAGCTAGTTAAAAatagaattaatttcagtttatacCACTAAACTATACACTTAAAATCAGTTCACcccttaaatttttattttaatcagttcACTCTCTATACTTTCTAATAACATCAAAGAAAGATaaaattcatattttcttgGTTAAAATCCGATTAAAAACTATTAAAATAAGactttaaattatatatacaaagaccaaaacaaaattccTAATAAATTTACAACAATACTAAAACTTTAAAATTAAGTCTCGTAGCATAATTATCGATATAatccatataaaaatatgaattttgtcattttttgatgtcatttgaaaatatagaGATGTAAACTCATTTTGGATGTAAAGTTTAtagaaataaattgaaattagttcttaaaaatatatttagcaAGTGACGTGAAGAGTCTTGTTCACCCACTCGATTAATACTCGCTTACGTATTTGATAAAACGTGAGTAAAAAGTTAATCAAGTAGgtgaacaaaaataaagaCCGATTTAGAGAAATTCCGGAAATTAAAAGTAAATGGTTCTcacttttctattttcttggTCTGAAAATGGTTCACTAGCTCGTTAGTCATTACTCATTAGTTAGTTAAGTTCAAGTATAGACTTTAGTCAACGATTTAATTACCAAAACTCTTTACAACTTTGATGGCCAAAAACGGCGTCGTTAGGTGGGAAGAGTCATCTTCCTCggctaaaaccctaaaccaaaCCAATTGAAAATCCCAATGATGATAGCTCGAACTCAATCCCTCTCAAAACTAAAGCCCCTCATCTCCATCTCCCTCATCTCCCAATCCCTCACCCCTAAACAAACCCCATCTCCACATCTCACtccaaaccctaaccctaacccCCAATCCCAAACCCCATCAAAGCCTCCGCCTTTACTCTTCTTCAAACCCTtctcctctctccctctcatcCGCGACGGAAACTACGATGACTCCCCAACcgcctccgccgccgccgtctGCCCCGGTTGCGGGGTCCACATGCAGGACTCGGACCCCAAAACCCCAGGCTTCTTCCTCAAACCCTCGAAAAAGGACCCCAGAACCTACAAACTGGGGCCCCATCTCGAACCGGTCGCcctagaatccgaattcaacGAAGCCCTGAAGAAGGGTTTGATAATCGAGCCCCAAAACTTGGATTCGGGTTCGGATTTGAGTGATTTGGGATCGGAATCGAAGCCGGAAAAGCCGGTAGTGTGCGCCAGATGCCATTCTCTGAGGCATTATGGGAGAGTGAAGGATCCAACGGTGGAGAATCTGCTGCCGGAGTTCGATTTCCATCACACGGTGGGGAGGAAGCTGGCATTGGCATCAGGGACAAGGCAGGTGGTGTTAATGGTGGTGGATGCTGCCGATTTCGACGGCTCATTTCCGAAAAAAGTGGCCAAGTTGGTGTCTGATACGATCGACGAGTTTTCCACTGCTTGGAAGCAGGGGAAGGCTGGAAATGTGCCGAGAATCGTGCTAGTTGTGACCAAAATTGACCTGTTGCCGAGCTCATTGGGGCCGACTAGGTTGGAGCATTGGGTTAGGAGCAGAGCAAGGGAGGGAGGGGCGGAGAAGATTACGAGTGTGCATTTGGTGAGTGCAGTGAGAGATTGGGGGTTGAGGAGTTTGGTGGAGGATGTGGCCAGCTTAGCAGGGCCGAGGGGTAATGTGTGGGCGATAGGGGCGCAGAATGCCGGGAAGAGTACTTTGATCAACGCGATAGGGAAGCATGGTGGAGGGAAGATTACTCATTTGACTGAGGCGCCGGTGCCGGGGACTACATTGGGGATTGTGAGAGTGGAAGGTGTGCTTCCTGGTAAGACTAAGCTGTTTGATACGCCGGGGCTTTTGAATCCTCAGCAGATTACAACTAGGTTGACTAGAGAGGAGCAAAAGCTTGTGAATATTAGCAAGGAGTTGAAACCGAGGACCTACAGGATCAAGGTTAGCTATTTCTCTATCTTGAACTATATTATTACCTGTTTTCATTTGAAAGCTGATTACTTGATGGACTTGGAAGTTCATTTTACTCTTTTAGTAACTGTTGTTTGCACGTACCGATCACGTTCTAATGCATAGATTATCATGGTTTCCAGGATCTCTTTGTTGTAAACTTAGACGGCTCGACTAATAGTGTGTGTGTCATTTATCATAAGTCATGGCTTGTATAAATTGCCCTTTGGTTGTTACAGGATGGCTATTCAGTTCATATTGCTGGGCTTATGAGGCTGGATATAGAAGAATCATCTGTAGATTCTGTTTATGTGACAGCATGGGCATCTCCTTATCTCCCATTACACATgggaaaaacagaaaatgcaTCTGAAATGGTAGAGAAGCATTTTGGCCGTCAGTTACAGGTATGATTAACACTAGTCAATAAAAATTAGCTGTCTGATAATCATTAATCTTATTCATGTTCAAGATGTTACTGTTGGAGCTTTTTTCTACTCACAAGCACCAATAAGCAACCGACTATTTATTTGTGGCTTCTAGATTCCCCTCTCCGCATTGGTGTAATGCCAGCTGTTAAATTAATCATCTGATCAATAATAGCTTTAAGAAGGTTCAGTATTACTGAATTTGGGATGCCATTTAATAAGCTCAATATTTAGAGAGTACATTTGCCTTGTTAGTACATAATCTCTGAgtgtccttttttttttgtagcatacctaaatataaTGCATGTGGCTCTGTCATTTAAGTGTGAGGCTCAAATGAGAGATATTAGTATCATATGTTCATTTAAATTCTCAGACCAATGCATGATAATGTTGTACTAAAATGAACTGGTTCGTGTTTCAGCCACCAATTGGTGAGAATAGAGTTAAGGAGCTTGGACAGTGGGTGAGAAAGGAGTTCCACATCAGTGGAAACAGCTGGGATTCAAGTTCGGTGGACATTGCTGCTGCAGGTCTTGGCTGGTTTGCTGTCGGACTTAAAGGAGAGGCAGTTTTGAGTGTTTGGACTTATGATGGAATCAATGTTGTTCTTCGCAATTCATTACTTCCTAATAGATCATACAATTTTGAAGTTTCCGGGTTTACAGTCTCTGAAATTGTCTCGAAGGCTGACAAAGCTTCAAATAAGTCACAGCGTCagaatgagaagaagaagaagaaacaatcTGACCACCAAAAGGAAAAGGACTCTGTCACCTGCTAATATCATATTGGAACCGTCGTGGCTGAACTTCCGTATAGGACTGGATGTCTACTGAGCAAAGGATTTGTGAAAGTGTTCCAACTGTTGTTCATCAATTACACTACACGTGAGTGAGGAATGCTAGCAAGCTGCATACTTTTGGCTTCCTATTCAAGCCGAGATGATTTTTGCCAGGCACAATATCCAGAACAGCTTCATTGCATTGCTAGTGAAAGGTGGCTCACACAAGGATGAAACCTATGATCTCTACCTATGGTTTCTCAACCAATAAGTGCATCAGCCTGGTTTCTCATACCATTTTTCATGGGTTTCTCATCATGTGACTTTACTTGCATTACTGTATATTACTTCTTCCCTTGTAAATTATAACTTGTTAGTCTCAAGACTAGCAATTATCAGTTGAGGTGTGATCATTTCATACTACTGCTCTTTGGAATGGCAAAGAGCCAATTTTAAGACCAGGGATCAAACTTCTGAGTTGGATTCTGGCATAGTTCAAGTATCAGTGATCCATGTTTACAGAGTCACAAGGTGTCTGGAGTGCCATAAAGAATTGTCTGTCTTATTCTTATGATACTTGGCCAGTGCGGAGGCTATAATTTGATCAAATTAGCATACAAGAgtattgtttttctttgttatcTGTTTATGACAGGTTGTTGATGCACCAGAATGAGTACGATAATGTCATTCCATACATCATTTCCTATACTTCATTCGTCCTAATCGGCCTAAAGGGTTTGTTTCAGGTTATGACTTATGAGAGTGATCATTTAGTTTGCCTCATTCGATCCTCTTGTTCTCTAACTTTCTCCGCTCAGTgttctcaaattaaatatccAATTTGTAAGTTGTTCTGATCATCACCAACCCTGCCAACTTGGGTTCATTGTCAACAAACTGAGCTTAGCGTATTCGGGTTGGCAGCTGCTGCCTTCATCCACCTCCACGTAAGTAAAATGATAACAATAATCcttttcagagagagagagagattgattgGCTTTGATTCTTTGCTCGATTTGCACAGTGAGTGGGAGCAACGAAAATTTTGGTTGGGTCATCTCAATCGGTCGTGAAGTTATGGACTCTGCTCTGTATATGATTGATTCTGAAGTTTCGGTTTGAATTGAACATTTGAAAATATCGATTCTTTTCATTGCATATGGTCTGAAGTTTGGGTTCTTCCCTTTCTGATTGTTCTCAGGTTAAAACTTGAATTTCATTGCCAGCTCTGTGTAAAGCTTATGGTAAGAACgttcttcttattcttctttatTTGAGCCTCTGTATTCTGTTCACATCGCTGCTTATGATTGATTGCGGTGGTGTTCCATATGACTTGGTTTCAGGTTGAGAAAGACCAATATTAATGAGGTAATCTTTTCaactttaattttattttgtttgaaagAGCTCTGCTTTGTGGTTCATTCTGTGTTCATAGCAGAGAGTTTGAATTCAACCTAAGAGTTTGAATCTTGATAATGATCACTCACTTTTCTTTGTAATGTTTCTTTGCTATATCTAACTAATGTAATCTTAGTGTGACTGTTTGatgtaatttgattaaatGCACTCACTTTTCTTTGT encodes:
- the LOC126789341 gene encoding E3 ubiquitin-protein ligase SINAT2-like isoform X1, with product MFPGGHFCEDVAESHITLADSDAATSFADLRTSPFRKALPGLNGNAGMPSNKNVHDLLECPVCMNLMCPPIHQCPNGHTLCSSCKTRVQNCCPTCRNELGNIRCLALEKVAESLDLPCRYQIYGCPDIFPYYSKLKHEKVCKYRPYNCPYAGAECSVTGDIQFLMMHLKNDHKVDMHDGSTFNHRYVKSNPQEVENATWMLTIFNCFGRQFCLHFEAFHIGTAPVYMAFLRFMGDDDEAKQFTYSLEVGGGGRKLTWQGIPRSIRDSHRKVRDSQDGLIIQRNLALFFSGGSRQELKLKVAGRIWKEH
- the LOC126789341 gene encoding E3 ubiquitin-protein ligase SINAT2-like isoform X2; the protein is MFPGGHFCEDVAESHITLADSDAATSFADLRTSPFRKALPGLNGNAGMPSNKNVHDLLECPVCMNLMCPPIHQCPNGHTLCSSCKTRVQNCCPTCRNELGNIRCLALEKVAESLDLPCRYQIYGCPDIFPYYSKLKHEKVCKYRPYNCPYAGAECSVTGDIQFLMMHLKNDHKVDMHDGSTFNHRYVKSNPQEVENATWMLTCRSLTALAVSSVCISKHSTLEQLLYTWLSLDSWVTMMRPSNSLTVSKLVAAAGS
- the LOC126789337 gene encoding GTP-binding protein BRASSINAZOLE INSENSITIVE PALE GREEN 2, chloroplastic; translation: MMIARTQSLSKLKPLISISLISQSLTPKQTPSPHLTPNPNPNPQSQTPSKPPPLLFFKPFSSLPLIRDGNYDDSPTASAAAVCPGCGVHMQDSDPKTPGFFLKPSKKDPRTYKLGPHLEPVALESEFNEALKKGLIIEPQNLDSGSDLSDLGSESKPEKPVVCARCHSLRHYGRVKDPTVENLLPEFDFHHTVGRKLALASGTRQVVLMVVDAADFDGSFPKKVAKLVSDTIDEFSTAWKQGKAGNVPRIVLVVTKIDLLPSSLGPTRLEHWVRSRAREGGAEKITSVHLVSAVRDWGLRSLVEDVASLAGPRGNVWAIGAQNAGKSTLINAIGKHGGGKITHLTEAPVPGTTLGIVRVEGVLPGKTKLFDTPGLLNPQQITTRLTREEQKLVNISKELKPRTYRIKDGYSVHIAGLMRLDIEESSVDSVYVTAWASPYLPLHMGKTENASEMVEKHFGRQLQPPIGENRVKELGQWVRKEFHISGNSWDSSSVDIAAAGLGWFAVGLKGEAVLSVWTYDGINVVLRNSLLPNRSYNFEVSGFTVSEIVSKADKASNKSQRQNEKKKKKQSDHQKEKDSVTC